The window CGGTAGCTCTTCGCTGGAAGGCCACGGAAGCTAGTCGTGGTTGTACTTGAGCGGATGTTTCTCGTGCATGCCCTTATCCTGGTTGGCCTCGTAGTCGAACACGTAGCCCTCGGCCACGAACGGGCTCTCGCTGTTGTGGCAACCGTCGCACTGCGCTCCGCCCACGCTTTCCACCATGCCGGCGGCCACCACGTCGGCGAACTTGTACTCCTTGTTTTTGAGACTCATGAGCTCGTCCGCGACATAGGTACCGCCCGGCCCGTGGCAGGTCTCACAGCCGACGCCCGCCAGCTCCGGCGTGGTTTCGATGTCGACGAAGCCACCCGGTTTACCGTAGCCCGTGACATGGCACTTCACACAACCTTCGACCTGAGTGTAGTCGAAGTTCGGGTCCAGGCCGGTGCTTCGCTTGGCTTTCACTCGTTCTCCGGGCTTCAAGGCATCTAAGGCGGTGGCCATCGTCGTGGCTTCCCACGACTTGTACTCCTTGAGATGGCACTTCTTGCAGCCCTTTGATCCAATGTACTCGAACTCCGCCTCATCCGCCGCCATCGGCGCCGCCAGGGACGCGTGCATCAACCCGAGTAGGAGAAAGACCGGAAGAGCTCTGATCAACGCCGTTCGTTTCTTCACTTTTGCCACTCCTCTCAAACACTTCTAATAGCACAGAATGGCCTCGGTGGTTGCCACCCATAGTGACGGGGGACCCCCCTGCTGAGTTTCGCGGTGTGTCGCCGCCCAGCTCGACCCGGAAACCCGAAGCTTTTCGAGAGTGCGAGGGCTCAGGCCCAGGAACTCAGCTGCCTGCGCTGTGTTGAGATACGGGCTCGCTGTCGCCGATCGCTGAGCCCTTACTCTCATCGGCGTACCGAATGAGGCGGGGCCAGCTTCCATCCCCAGGCAGATAGATGCGGCCCTTCGCGTTTAACTCGTCGAGTCGATCGATCGTAGTGGTCCAGTGCCGACCGATGGCGGACACGTCGAGGCCTTTCCAGGGCAAGCCGCTGCGCCCATGGCGAACTCCCGGTCCTGTCAACTCTCCGTGCTCGTAGCGGCGACCTTCTTGGTCGATTTTTCGATAATGGCTCTTGAGGTGTTTCTCAGTGAACGGGCGATATGGCCGGTTCCAGAGATGGAGCCCCGCTTCCCTCGCGTAAACGAGAAGCACATCGTGGACGGGGCGCACATCGAGGCGGGGAACGACGTCTATCACATCGGTGACCTGTCGCGAATCTGGGTCACTGCCGAGATCTATGAGTACGACGCACCCTGGATCGAGGTCGGTCAGCCGGCGCAAATGGAACTGACCTATGCACCGGGTCGGACCATCGAGGGACGGGTGGCCTACATCTATCCC is drawn from bacterium and contains these coding sequences:
- a CDS encoding efflux RND transporter periplasmic adaptor subunit; amino-acid sequence: MANSRSCQLSVLVAATFLVDFSIMALEVFLSERAIWPVPEMEPRFPRVNEKHIVDGAHIEAGNDVYHIGDLSRIWVTAEIYEYDAPWIEVGQPAQMELTYAPGRTIEGRVAYIYPTIDKATRTLSVRLEFENPDNRLKPGMFATLYIQFQRRDDVLVVPTEAILH